One window of the Runella slithyformis DSM 19594 genome contains the following:
- a CDS encoding OmpA family protein has protein sequence MKKVSLLVTFVLLGSCLLETQAQYNPKAPYEGPYKLNTWSLSAYLGPSQFYGDLREYDFFPVGTNNFDSRSERGTMHFGASLGKQLTYLFGARLDVGVGNLKGMKRRIYSSYFDANYFQADLAATVNIKGLLFGPTKLKRWKMDVYGGAGQIWFRSTAYQLGSGRLQRRSDDSPTLRNNTVELNKKASSYTQEWVIPIGFSTSYELTKSLDLGIDFRLNNVNTEKLDATVGGDASSIYDGPSGGRLFEGGDANNLLGTPRGNSALDKYGYLAVSLTYKLGRNPLKVGKKNGKWAYDYNALDAGKGFYHLRHTDPKLLVKPPRILTLAEIDSIAKANKPKEIDPRLLQDTDNDGVSDYFDKEPNTPAGSIVTGAGQKIDFDKYVKDALPGMACNEIFANVLFDTDKAIIKPEFYDLLNKVVELMNKTQCRLQMAGHADRRASDRYNVALSERRVNAVKQYLAQAGLKDPNRIVVDAYGSFKPIADNGTVDGLKKNRRVELKLMP, from the coding sequence ATGAAAAAAGTATCTCTGCTTGTCACATTCGTATTGTTGGGATCTTGCCTGCTTGAAACCCAGGCACAGTACAATCCAAAGGCTCCTTACGAAGGCCCCTACAAGCTGAACACTTGGTCTTTAAGTGCTTATCTTGGCCCCAGTCAGTTTTACGGCGATTTGCGTGAATATGACTTCTTCCCGGTAGGTACTAATAACTTTGACAGCCGTTCAGAACGTGGAACCATGCATTTCGGTGCATCCCTTGGGAAACAGCTTACCTATCTTTTTGGGGCAAGATTAGATGTTGGTGTGGGAAACCTGAAAGGAATGAAACGTCGGATTTACTCCTCATACTTCGATGCCAACTATTTTCAGGCTGATCTTGCCGCAACGGTAAACATCAAAGGACTACTGTTCGGACCAACGAAACTAAAGCGTTGGAAAATGGATGTATATGGAGGTGCAGGCCAAATTTGGTTCAGATCAACCGCTTATCAGTTGGGTTCAGGTCGTTTACAGCGCCGTTCGGATGACTCTCCGACCTTACGCAACAACACTGTTGAGCTGAATAAAAAAGCGTCGTCGTATACACAGGAATGGGTCATTCCCATTGGATTCAGTACTTCGTATGAATTAACGAAATCGCTTGATCTGGGTATTGACTTTCGTTTGAATAACGTAAATACTGAAAAATTGGATGCAACTGTCGGTGGTGATGCTTCTTCCATCTATGATGGCCCGTCGGGCGGCCGTTTGTTTGAAGGAGGGGATGCAAATAATCTCTTAGGTACTCCCCGAGGTAATTCAGCGCTTGATAAATACGGCTATCTGGCTGTTTCACTGACGTATAAATTGGGAAGAAACCCATTGAAGGTAGGGAAGAAAAACGGTAAATGGGCGTATGATTATAACGCACTTGATGCAGGAAAAGGCTTCTACCACTTACGGCATACCGACCCTAAACTGCTCGTAAAACCACCGAGAATTCTTACATTGGCTGAAATTGATTCCATTGCCAAGGCTAATAAACCTAAAGAGATTGACCCACGCCTGTTGCAGGATACGGATAATGACGGAGTATCTGACTACTTCGATAAGGAGCCTAATACTCCGGCAGGAAGTATCGTAACCGGTGCCGGTCAAAAAATCGACTTCGATAAATACGTAAAAGATGCACTTCCGGGCATGGCCTGCAATGAAATCTTTGCCAACGTATTGTTTGATACTGACAAAGCCATTATCAAACCTGAGTTTTATGACCTGCTCAATAAAGTGGTTGAGTTGATGAATAAAACTCAATGTCGCCTGCAAATGGCCGGTCATGCTGACCGCCGCGCTTCTGACCGCTACAACGTAGCGCTGTCTGAGCGTCGTGTGAATGCTGTGAAACAGTACCTTGCTCAGGCAGGTCTGAAAGATCCAAACCGCATTGTGGTTGACGCTTACGGTTCATTCAAACCAATTGCAGACAACGGAACGGTCGATGGATTGAAGAAAAACCGCCGGGTAGAACTGAAATTGATGCCTTAA
- a CDS encoding nucleotide sugar dehydrogenase yields MVRLRNRMYQQLLQKEKQIAIIGLGYVGLPIALEFANYFRVIGFDINQQRIDMMKAGQDPSHEMDPSVFEGKDIYFTANPDDLQQAHFFIVAVPTPVDDYKVPDLKPLIGASHAIGKALKKGDYVIYESTVYPGCTEEDCLPILEAESGLTLGADFKIGYSPERINPGDKERTIDKILKIVSGSDAEALEEIALVYGKIITAGIYKAPTIKVAEAAKVIENTQRDLNISLMNELAIIFDRMGIDTKDVIEAAGTKWNFIKLYPGLVGGHCIGVDPYYLLYKAKKLGYDPQVIHSGRRINDGMPAFIAKRLVQMLIQKGKSPQNAKVLMMGITFKENVSDIRNSKVADLVKELMSFSINVHLVDPYASPNEVAHEYSLTLIDKPSTEYDAVIVSVGHDHYKALDIAYFKSIMTDKPILMDLKGMYKNTDETITYWRL; encoded by the coding sequence ATGGTCAGATTAAGAAACAGAATGTATCAGCAACTCCTCCAAAAAGAAAAACAAATCGCGATTATCGGTCTTGGATATGTAGGATTACCCATTGCCCTCGAATTCGCCAACTATTTTCGAGTGATTGGTTTTGACATTAACCAACAGCGCATTGACATGATGAAGGCAGGACAAGACCCTTCTCATGAAATGGACCCGAGTGTTTTTGAAGGAAAAGATATTTATTTTACGGCCAATCCGGACGATCTGCAACAGGCCCATTTTTTTATCGTGGCCGTTCCTACGCCCGTTGATGATTACAAAGTCCCCGATCTGAAACCGCTCATCGGCGCGTCGCACGCCATCGGGAAGGCCCTCAAAAAGGGCGATTACGTGATTTATGAGTCGACGGTTTATCCCGGATGTACCGAAGAAGATTGTCTGCCTATTCTGGAAGCCGAGTCAGGTCTGACCTTAGGCGCGGATTTTAAAATAGGCTACTCTCCCGAGCGCATCAACCCCGGGGACAAAGAAAGAACCATTGATAAAATCCTGAAAATAGTTTCCGGAAGCGATGCCGAAGCGTTGGAGGAAATTGCCTTAGTGTATGGCAAAATCATTACGGCGGGTATCTACAAGGCTCCTACGATTAAAGTGGCCGAGGCGGCTAAGGTCATCGAAAATACCCAGCGTGACCTCAATATTTCATTGATGAATGAATTGGCCATTATTTTCGACCGTATGGGTATTGATACCAAAGATGTGATCGAAGCAGCGGGGACCAAATGGAATTTTATAAAACTATACCCGGGGCTGGTGGGAGGTCATTGCATTGGCGTTGATCCGTATTATCTGCTGTATAAAGCCAAAAAATTGGGCTATGACCCACAAGTCATTCACAGCGGACGCCGTATTAATGACGGTATGCCCGCCTTCATTGCCAAACGTCTGGTGCAGATGCTGATCCAAAAAGGGAAGAGTCCTCAAAATGCAAAAGTGTTGATGATGGGAATCACCTTCAAAGAAAATGTGTCTGATATTCGTAACTCAAAAGTGGCGGATCTGGTGAAGGAATTGATGAGTTTTTCGATCAATGTACACCTTGTGGATCCCTATGCCTCCCCCAATGAAGTAGCCCATGAATACAGTCTGACCCTCATTGACAAACCTTCTACCGAGTACGATGCCGTGATTGTTTCGGTAGGGCACGATCATTACAAAGCGTTAGACATTGCCTATTTCAAATCCATCATGACCGACAAACCCATTCTGATGGATTTGAAAGGAATGTATAAAAATACCGATGAAACCATTACGTATTGGCGTTTATAA
- the glf gene encoding UDP-galactopyranose mutase has protein sequence MYDYLIVGAGLFGNVWAHEATKRGKKCLVVDRRNHIGGNTYCENVEGINVHYYGAHIFHTNDKEIWDYVNSFVEFNRYTNSPVANYYGELYNLPFNMNTFYQMWKVRTPEEAKAKIQEQIEAANIKEPKNLEEQAISLVGTDIYEKLIKSYTEKQWGRKCVDLPAFIIKRLPVRFTFDNNYFNDRYQGIPIGGYNKLNEALLEGIDVRLGVDYIKNRAELDALAQQIVYTGQLDEYFDFKLGYLEYRSLRFEHQTLDTPNHQGNAVVNYTDGETAYTRIIEHKHFEFGTQDKTVITHEYPQEWTPGQEPYYPVNDDKNDKLLREYRKLAEAENNVIFGGRLAEYRYYDMHQVIGSALAKVRKHFGE, from the coding sequence ATGTACGATTATCTGATTGTAGGCGCAGGCCTTTTTGGAAATGTATGGGCACACGAAGCCACTAAAAGAGGAAAGAAATGTTTAGTAGTAGACCGGCGCAATCACATTGGAGGGAATACTTACTGCGAAAATGTCGAAGGAATCAATGTTCACTATTACGGTGCTCACATTTTTCACACCAACGACAAAGAAATATGGGACTACGTTAATTCATTCGTAGAATTTAATCGCTACACCAATTCTCCCGTTGCCAATTACTACGGTGAATTGTACAACCTCCCGTTTAATATGAACACTTTCTACCAAATGTGGAAAGTGCGCACGCCTGAAGAAGCAAAGGCAAAAATTCAGGAGCAAATTGAGGCGGCCAACATCAAAGAACCCAAAAACCTGGAAGAGCAGGCCATTTCTTTGGTAGGAACCGATATTTACGAAAAACTCATTAAAAGCTACACCGAAAAGCAGTGGGGACGCAAATGCGTGGATTTGCCGGCTTTTATTATCAAGCGATTGCCCGTTCGTTTTACCTTCGACAATAACTATTTCAATGATCGCTATCAGGGAATTCCGATCGGCGGCTATAACAAACTCAATGAAGCCTTACTGGAAGGTATTGATGTACGTTTAGGAGTTGATTATATTAAAAATCGGGCCGAATTGGATGCCTTGGCCCAGCAGATCGTGTATACCGGTCAATTGGATGAGTATTTTGATTTTAAACTTGGCTACCTGGAATACCGCAGCCTGCGCTTTGAACATCAAACGTTGGACACTCCCAATCATCAGGGAAATGCCGTAGTAAACTATACCGACGGTGAAACGGCTTATACCCGTATCATTGAACACAAGCATTTTGAATTTGGCACGCAGGATAAGACGGTCATCACGCACGAATATCCGCAGGAATGGACACCCGGCCAAGAGCCTTATTATCCCGTAAATGACGACAAAAATGATAAGCTGCTGCGCGAATACCGTAAATTGGCTGAGGCGGAAAACAATGTCATTTTTGGCGGACGCCTCGCAGAATACCGTTATTACGACATGCACCAGGTGATCGGATCGGCTCTTGCAAAAGTGCGGAAACATTTTGGTGAATAA
- a CDS encoding DUF3784 domain-containing protein, translating to MIDLWILVGCGCLLIGLGLFVWKKQAIYLLSNFPHDPNQLTDPKGLARWAGIFLILMGLAAFITVGLSWWLSGTEYEAAFIAFFILSILLLTIVYLIGGQRFVKK from the coding sequence ATGATTGATTTATGGATTTTAGTGGGATGCGGCTGCCTTTTAATAGGTTTAGGGCTGTTTGTCTGGAAAAAGCAGGCGATTTACTTGCTGTCAAATTTTCCGCATGACCCCAATCAACTGACTGATCCTAAGGGGCTGGCGCGGTGGGCCGGAATCTTCCTCATACTTATGGGACTCGCTGCCTTTATCACGGTTGGGCTGTCGTGGTGGTTAAGCGGTACAGAATATGAAGCGGCATTTATTGCCTTTTTTATACTCTCTATTTTGTTGCTCACCATTGTATATCTCATAGGCGGACAGCGTTTTGTGAAAAAGTAG
- a CDS encoding (Fe-S)-binding protein translates to MQIVQQLLFVVALGVTAWLISKRVGIIKKTIQLGKAEKRTDRPNERLATMLRVAFAQKKMFDRPVVGLMHFVIYAGFLLINVEVLEIVLDGIFGTHRLFAPILGGFYPVLINFFEFLAVGVLTVCVIFLIRRNITKVERLQPERHRELNGWPVLDANTILGIEIVLMMAILSMNAADSILQERGVEHYHPVGGFFFSGFLTPLFAGLSDGALVAVERIAWWAHILGIFGFALYVTYSKHLHIFLAFPNTYFANLTPKGEMSNMPDITKEVKIMLGLEQPDATEAPAEIGRFGAKDVTDLSWKNLMDAYSCTECGRCTAACPANLTGKKLSPRKIMMDTRDRLEDVGKNMQANGGEFKDDGKSLLGDYILEEEILACTTCNACVQECPVLINPLEIILQLRRYKIMDEAQAPGSWNAMFNNLETNQAPWKFSPGDRFNWADNLKAND, encoded by the coding sequence ATGCAAATAGTCCAACAACTTCTTTTTGTCGTCGCACTGGGTGTGACGGCTTGGCTCATCAGCAAACGCGTAGGGATCATAAAAAAGACGATCCAACTGGGCAAAGCAGAAAAGCGTACCGATCGGCCTAATGAGCGTCTTGCCACCATGCTGCGCGTGGCTTTTGCCCAAAAAAAGATGTTTGACCGCCCCGTGGTGGGCCTGATGCACTTTGTGATCTATGCGGGTTTTCTGCTCATCAATGTCGAAGTATTGGAAATCGTCTTAGACGGTATCTTCGGTACGCATCGTTTATTTGCACCAATATTGGGCGGGTTTTATCCGGTGTTGATCAATTTCTTTGAGTTTCTGGCGGTGGGTGTGCTCACGGTGTGTGTGATTTTCCTGATCCGTCGTAACATCACCAAAGTGGAGCGCCTGCAACCCGAGCGCCACCGAGAATTGAACGGTTGGCCCGTATTGGATGCCAATACCATTTTGGGCATTGAGATTGTATTGATGATGGCGATACTAAGCATGAATGCTGCCGACAGTATTTTGCAGGAACGCGGCGTGGAGCACTATCATCCCGTAGGTGGGTTCTTTTTCAGCGGCTTTCTGACCCCTCTTTTCGCGGGCCTTTCCGATGGTGCCTTGGTAGCGGTGGAGCGTATTGCGTGGTGGGCGCATATTTTAGGTATATTCGGTTTTGCGCTGTACGTGACCTATTCCAAGCATTTGCATATTTTTCTGGCGTTTCCCAATACCTATTTTGCCAATTTGACCCCCAAAGGTGAGATGTCTAATATGCCGGACATTACCAAAGAGGTCAAAATCATGTTGGGATTAGAACAGCCCGACGCCACCGAGGCCCCTGCCGAAATCGGGCGTTTTGGGGCTAAAGACGTGACCGACCTGTCGTGGAAAAATCTCATGGACGCTTATTCGTGCACGGAGTGCGGACGCTGTACGGCCGCCTGTCCTGCCAACCTGACGGGCAAAAAACTTTCTCCCCGTAAAATCATGATGGACACGCGGGACCGTTTGGAAGACGTAGGTAAAAATATGCAGGCCAACGGCGGCGAATTTAAAGACGATGGAAAAAGCCTGCTCGGTGATTATATTTTGGAGGAAGAGATTTTGGCGTGTACCACCTGCAATGCCTGTGTACAGGAATGCCCGGTTTTGATTAACCCCTTGGAAATTATTCTACAATTACGCCGATATAAGATCATGGATGAAGCGCAGGCCCCCGGGTCGTGGAATGCCATGTTCAATAATTTGGAAACCAATCAGGCACCGTGGAAATTCTCACCCGGCGACCGTTTTAATTGGGCCGACAACCTAAAAGCAAATGATTGA
- a CDS encoding magnesium chelatase, whose translation MTYRELKSKQLLKIHTLGELKAAGYQPKSIKQELRDNLIEKLRAKESVFPGIWGYEETVIPDVERAILSMHHINLLGLRGQAKTRIARLMVNLLDEYIPVVTGSDLNDDPLQPLSRFARDIVAEKGDDTPISWLHRDDRYAEKLATPDVSIADLIGDVDPIKAATLKLPYSDERVIHFGLIPRSHRCIFVINELPDLQARIQVSLFNILQEGDIQIRGFKLRLPLDIQFVFTANPEDYTNRGSIVTPLKDRIDSQIVTHYPKSLEIGRKITEQEAIVKTEQKGMVKTNEIIKDLIEQIAFEARESEYVDSKSGVSARLTIAAYENLLSAAERRVLMNGEKETYVRISDLYGVVPAICGKVELVYEGEVEGPVIVAQNLIGKAIRTQFLNYFVNPESLKKKKAAKNPFQKIQDWFGENEMDILSGLSNREYEARLRTIEGLDDLVDDFHRGLSREEKLFLMEFALHGMAEYSLIGKQTLDNGLHFKDLLGSMFSGPDAEDDDDDVF comes from the coding sequence ATGACCTATCGTGAGTTGAAGTCTAAACAACTTCTCAAGATCCACACGCTTGGAGAATTAAAGGCCGCAGGTTATCAGCCAAAATCCATTAAACAGGAGTTAAGAGACAATCTGATTGAAAAATTACGGGCAAAAGAGTCGGTTTTCCCCGGCATTTGGGGGTATGAAGAAACGGTTATTCCTGACGTGGAACGGGCCATTTTGTCCATGCATCACATCAACCTGCTGGGTTTAAGAGGACAGGCGAAGACGCGTATTGCACGATTGATGGTCAATTTATTGGATGAATACATTCCGGTCGTGACCGGCTCCGACCTCAACGATGACCCTTTGCAACCGCTTTCACGCTTTGCACGGGATATTGTCGCTGAAAAAGGTGACGACACTCCTATTTCATGGCTGCACCGCGACGACCGCTACGCCGAAAAACTCGCCACGCCCGACGTCTCCATTGCCGACCTGATCGGGGATGTAGACCCCATCAAAGCCGCCACGCTCAAGCTGCCGTATTCGGATGAGCGCGTGATTCACTTCGGCCTTATTCCGCGATCGCATCGCTGTATCTTTGTCATCAACGAGCTCCCTGACTTACAGGCCCGTATTCAGGTATCTCTTTTTAATATTTTACAGGAAGGCGACATTCAGATTCGCGGTTTTAAACTGCGTTTGCCCCTCGATATTCAATTTGTATTTACGGCCAATCCCGAAGATTATACCAATCGCGGCAGCATCGTCACACCGCTGAAAGACCGGATTGACAGTCAGATCGTGACCCACTATCCTAAGTCGCTGGAAATAGGTCGGAAGATCACCGAACAGGAGGCCATTGTCAAGACCGAGCAGAAAGGCATGGTCAAAACCAATGAGATCATCAAAGACCTGATCGAGCAGATTGCCTTTGAAGCCCGCGAAAGTGAGTACGTTGATTCCAAAAGCGGGGTATCGGCGCGTTTAACGATTGCCGCTTACGAGAACCTGCTCTCGGCCGCCGAGCGACGGGTGCTTATGAATGGCGAAAAAGAGACCTACGTACGTATTTCTGATCTGTACGGTGTGGTTCCGGCCATTTGCGGTAAAGTGGAACTGGTCTATGAAGGCGAAGTGGAAGGTCCGGTCATCGTGGCCCAAAACCTGATCGGAAAGGCCATTCGTACCCAATTCCTGAACTACTTTGTTAATCCGGAATCGCTGAAGAAGAAAAAAGCGGCAAAAAACCCTTTCCAAAAAATTCAGGATTGGTTTGGCGAAAACGAAATGGATATTTTGAGTGGCCTCAGCAACCGGGAGTATGAAGCCCGCTTACGCACGATTGAAGGCCTCGACGACTTGGTAGATGACTTCCACCGCGGACTGAGCCGCGAGGAGAAGCTGTTCTTAATGGAATTTGCCCTGCACGGCATGGCCGAATATTCACTCATCGGCAAACAGACCTTAGACAACGGCCTTCATTTCAAGGACCTGCTCGGCAGTATGTTTTCCGGCCCTGATGCCGAAGACGATGACGACGATGTATTTTAA
- a CDS encoding tetratricopeptide repeat protein, whose product MSARLSSKTRQPNIILFVFALLGMAVTACSDQDQTEAARFFLKGNLALEQKEYAGAIRYYNEALEKQNDLPDVHSNRGIAYLRMGELDKALEDFNKALEIDKNFDQAYFNRAGVLIDKNEFAPAAADLEQIRKAYQDSSNYYLKWGDLKSQQGYYEQALSEYDRALTLRPENVQALVNRGAVYFTGKNFKEAQADFEKALQLNPQQELAYNNLALIFARNNQPEKALKFIDRALDFDVVNPIYLNNKGYVLLLQNNLEEAKKLIDQSLAKAPENSYAHRNSGLYFLRKNQTAEALAAFKKAYSLDPSTDQIHAWLGEALFLSGQKEKACKTWRQGKALGDDESAIKFNQKCN is encoded by the coding sequence ATGAGCGCACGTCTCTCTTCAAAAACACGGCAACCCAACATCATCCTTTTCGTTTTTGCCCTTTTGGGCATGGCAGTAACGGCCTGCTCCGACCAAGATCAAACGGAAGCTGCACGGTTTTTCTTAAAAGGGAACCTTGCCCTGGAACAGAAAGAATACGCCGGTGCGATTCGGTACTATAATGAGGCCCTTGAGAAACAAAATGATCTTCCGGACGTACACAGCAATCGCGGCATTGCCTATCTGCGAATGGGAGAATTGGACAAAGCATTGGAAGATTTTAATAAAGCCCTCGAAATAGATAAGAATTTCGATCAGGCATATTTCAACCGGGCGGGGGTTTTGATCGACAAAAATGAGTTTGCACCGGCCGCTGCCGACCTTGAGCAGATCAGAAAAGCCTACCAGGACTCCTCCAATTATTACTTAAAATGGGGAGACCTGAAATCTCAACAGGGGTATTATGAGCAGGCGCTTTCGGAATATGACCGCGCGCTGACATTACGACCCGAAAACGTACAGGCACTCGTCAATCGCGGGGCGGTGTATTTTACCGGGAAAAACTTCAAGGAGGCGCAGGCTGATTTTGAAAAAGCATTGCAGCTTAATCCACAGCAGGAACTGGCGTATAACAACCTTGCGCTCATCTTCGCGCGGAATAATCAACCCGAGAAAGCCCTGAAGTTTATCGACCGTGCCTTGGATTTTGATGTGGTGAACCCGATCTATTTAAACAATAAAGGCTACGTACTGCTCCTGCAAAACAACTTGGAAGAAGCCAAAAAATTGATTGACCAATCACTGGCCAAAGCGCCCGAAAACAGCTATGCTCACCGAAATTCGGGGCTTTATTTTCTTCGAAAAAATCAAACCGCCGAGGCCTTGGCTGCTTTTAAAAAAGCCTATAGCCTCGATCCGTCCACAGACCAAATCCATGCGTGGTTGGGAGAAGCACTGTTTTTGAGCGGTCAGAAAGAGAAAGCGTGTAAGACATGGCGACAGGGAAAAGCGCTGGGCGACGATGAGTCTGCCATAAAGTTCAATCAAAAATGTAACTGA